Part of the Streptomyces sp. f51 genome is shown below.
ACGCGCGCCCACCGGCCACGCGGGGACGCGCCCACCGCCCGCGTTCGCGTGCGCGCACCGTTGCGGGTACGGCCACGGGCCGCCTCGGGGCCTCCAGGGCTTCCCTCGCGGCGCGTTCGCGTCCCTTGACGGCGTCACATTCCGCCGGTACCCCGGAATCCAGGGCCCTCGCCCTGCCGGCCCTCTGGAGGTGCGCATGGCGGTGTCCGCCCGGCACGAGACCCGGGCTCTGCTGCGAGCCCATCTGGCGGCCGCCTCCGGGTACCGCCACCTGACGCGGAACTGCCCGGTCTGCCATCAGCTCGCCCGGCTGGCCATGGCCGTGGAAGCGCTCCCGGACGACGACCAGGACCCCGAGGGCACCCCGGAGGACGAAAACCCCCCGACGGCGTGACCCGAGCCCGATTCCACGGCCCCCGCCCGGTGCGCCGCCCCGCCCCGTGCGAGCCCTCCGGGCCCCAACTCCCCTAGCGCAGAAGGCTCTCGGTGGACAAGGACTGTGGCATGTGACGGGAGTCACCGCATATGTTTTCAGAAGTGTGGAACTTACCCCCCTCCTACAACCAGTCAATTTAATATGTGCAATTGCACCGCTCGTCGAGGACATCCACAGCTGATCCGACACCCCTCCCCAGACTCCGACAAGGCCGCTCACAGGCAGGTCGCGGGGGCCCGCGGAACGCACAAAAAAAATCGCGCTGGACCCGGCGGAGTCCAGCGCGATCTACGACGCACCCTGTTCAACTGGCAAAAACGCTTGGGCGTGAGCTCTGTTGGGGCAGAACCCGCGTCGCTTGGAGCTGTGGTGTGGACGCCTCGACGGGTTGGGGGATCCGTTGACTTGTCCGGTTATGCGGTGACTCAGGCTTCGCTGCGCTGCTGCGGGATACCCGCGAGCAGTGCGCGGACCTCAGCCTCGCGGTAACGACGGTGTCCTCCGAGCGTGCGGATGGACGTGAGCTTGCCGGCCTTCGCCCACCGCGTGACCGTCTTGGGGTCGACGCGGAACATCGTGGCGACCTCAGCGGGGGTCAGCAGCGGCTCGGCATCAGGGGTGCGAGCGGTCATGAGCGGCCTCCTCGGGAGAACCGAACCTTCTCGGTTCTTTCCTCTAAATTCTGCACCTTGACCCGCGTTGCCCGAAATGGCGGACGCGAGTCGAGTCGGTTATAGGACGAACGGCTTGTCCTCGGCACTACAACTACACCATCCGTCCAGCCGCGTCGGCCAAACCGATGGAATTGCCCTCCCAGGTGTTCATCAGCGACGGAAGCCGATGGACCATGCCATAGCGGACAGTCACGCCACTGTGACGATCAGTCACAGGGCGATCAGGAGTCACCAGACGTCCTAAAAGCGTGCAATGCCGAGATTCCCCCCCAAAAGCGGGCGGAGGGAGCCCTCCCCCGGGCTCCTTGTCCTATTTTGACACGAGGAGGGGGAAGCGATGCAAGAGCCGGGTAAGTGCCGTCCATCACGCTTGACACCCGTTGACGCTTACGCCCGGATAGGGCTCTACATCCCGGACGTGAGGGTTCTTCAGTGTGTGAGGACCATACGCGAGTTCGACCCCAAACCTGTGAGAGCCAGATCACAACCGGACGGGGTGATTTCAGTTCGCCGAACGCCGGTCCCTGACAGACCGCCAGCGCTCCACCAGCCGGCCGTACGCCTCGCCCGCCGCCGCCCCGTCCCCGGTGCGCAGCGCCTCGATGCCCTCGGCCACGTCCGCGGCGGAGTGGTCGCTCTCCAGATCGCCCGCCGGCAGCGTGTGCACGAGCCCGCCGTAGTCCAGCTCGACCAGCGAGCGCGGGTGGAACTCCTCCAGCCAGCGCCCCACGTCCACCAGACCCTCGATGAGCGGCCCTTCGTCCAGCGCGTCCCTGAGCGTGCGCAGCGCCCGTGCCGTGCGCCGCCGCGCCTGCACCATCGGCGTCCGGTAGCGCAGCAGCGGCGGCGCCCCGGCCGGGCCCGCCCCCTTCTCGTACTCCCGCTCCTCGTCGGTGACGAGCACGAACCAGTTCAGCGGCACCTGCCAGGTGGAGGTACGGATCCACGGACGGGCGTCCGGGTTGCGCGCCAGCCAGCGCTCGTAGTCCAGGGCTGCCTGACGGCGCACCAGCGGCGGCAGCACCGCGTCGAGGACCGACGCGGGAAGCTCCTCGCCCAGCTCGTCCAGGGCCTGCCAGCCACGCAGCCGGGTGCGCCAGGGGCAGACGCACACCACTCCGTCCACCTCGGCGACGAACGCGTCACCGCTCTCGTGCACCGGCACGGGGACCGGCGGGGTGGGCAGCAGGTCGGCCAGCGAGCGGCGCAGTTCGTCCTGGTACGAGGGGCGCTCGGGGCGCCGGGCGTAGCGCGTCCAGTGGGCGCGCTCGGACTCGGGGAACGCGGCCAGTGGCTCGTACACGCGCAGATACGACGTGTACGGGACGATCACCGCGGACACCTTGGGCACGCCTGCTCCCTCCCCCGTCGACCACCGGGAAAACCAGCGAGAACCAATCGGAACCTGAACAGAAATCCATGCAAATCGAACCACGGCCGCACCCCGCCCGTAGGTGATCCTGAACACTGCGCCGAGGGCGGGTCGGCACAGGCTCTAGTCTCATTCCCACGGAGCCCGCCATCCGCACGGGCACCGCACCCAACCGCCGCTTTTTACCTGGGAGTCACCACAGTGACCGACGTAACCGGCGCGCCTGCTGATGTACTGCACACCCTGTTCCACTCGGATCAGGGCGGTCATGAGCAAGTCGTGCTCTGCCAGGACCGCGCCAGCGGCCTGAAGGCCGTCATCGCCATCCACTCCACCGCCCTGGGCCCCGCCCTCGGCGGCACGCGCTTCTACCCGTACGCGAGCGAGCAGGAGGCCGTCGCCGACGCCCTCAACCTCGCGCGCGGGATGTCGTACAAGAACGCCCTGGCCGGGCTCGACCACGGCGGCGGCAAGGCCGTCATCATCGGCGACCCGGAGCAGATCAAGACCGAGGAGCTGCTCCTCGCCTACGGCCGGTTCGTCGCCTCGCTCGGCGGCCGGTACGTCACCGCGTGCGACGTCGGCACCTACGTCGCCGACATGGACGTCGTGGCGCGCGAGTGCCGGTGGACGACCGGACGCTCCCCGGAGAACGGCGGCGCGGGCGACTCGTCGGTCCTGACGGCCTTCGGTGTCTTCCAGGGCATGCGGGCCTCCGCGCAGCACCTGTGGGGCGACCCGACGCTGCGCGGCCGCCGGGTCGGCGTCTCCGGCGTCGGCAAGGTGGGCCACCACCTGGTCGACCACCTGCGCGCGGACGGCGCCGAGGTCGTGATCACGGATGTGCGGGCCGAGTCCGTGCGGCGGATCCTGGACCGGCACCCCTCCGGTGTCACGGCCGTCGCGGACACCGAGACGCTCATCCGTACCGAGGGCCTCGACATCTACGCGCCCTGCGCGCTGGGCGGGGCGCTCAACGACGACACCGTGCCGGTGCTCACGGCCCGGATCGTGTGCGGCGCGGCGAACAACCAGCTGGCGCACCCGGGCGTGGAGAAGGACCTCGCGGACCGCGGGATCCTGTACGCCCCGGACTACGTCGTGAACGCGGGCGGTGTCATCCAGGTCGCCGACGAGCTCCACGGCTTCGACTTCGACCGGTGCAAGGCGAAGGCCACGAAGATCTTCGACACCACGCTGGCCATATTCGCACGTGCGAAGCAGGACGGGATTCCGCCGGCCGCGGCGGCCGACCGGATCGCCGAGCAGCGCATGGCGGAGGCACGCGGCCACTGACCCTTTCCGGGGTCGTGGGCGCTTGTCAGGGACCCGCTGACGGGCGGCTGGGAGAGAACTCTCACGTCCGTCGGCGGGTCGTAGCCCAAGAAGAGGTTAAAATCGCGGTTGACCAGCGAGGACAGGGCACCTCGCGGGGGCTGGGCGAAGGCGCGTGCTGCGGGCGACGTACCGTATGGGCGCGGGCTCAGGTACCGTGGAAGCCCTACGGACCGGTCTCTCCACGGAGAGTCCGTTCCAGATCATGAACGCGTGTCAAGACTCTGGGGCCGTCGAGCCCCGTATCCGAGGGGGTCGAGCCATGGGGCGCGGCCGGGCAAAGGCCAAGCAGACGAAGGTCGCCCGCCAGCTGAAGTACAGCAGCGGCGGGACTGACCTCTCGCGTCTGGCCAATGAGCTGGGCGCTTCGACTTCGAGCCAGCCGCCGAATGGCGAGCCGTTCGAGGACGACGACGAGGAAGACGACCCGTACGCACAGTACGCGGATCTCTACAACGACGACGACGAGGACGAGGACGACCAGTCCGGTCCCCAGTCACAACGTCGCGGCGCTTGACGCAACAGCGTCCCTCGCAGTTTCCGCGATCTCTTCGGGTGGCGGATCTCCTGGCGTGGGTTTCTGGCAGATCCCGCCTGGCGGTTTTCTCGTAGCGACTGCACTTCACCCGGTCCGGGGCCTCAGCGCCGGACCGGGTTTCGTGCTGCTCCGGGAGCCTCGGCCGGCGTGACCGCCGGCCTCGGCTCCCGTTCCCTGCTTCAGCTCGCGTAGTCGCCGACGAGCTCGGCGCCCGTCGTACGGTCCCCGCGCTCGGTGATCTCACCGGCGACCCAGGCGTCCACCCCGCGGTCCGCGAGGACGGCCAGGGCGACCTCGGCGGACTCCTCGGGCACGATCGCCATCATGCCGACGCCCATGTTCAGCGTCTTCTCCAGCTCCAGGCGCTCGACTCCGCCGGTCCTGCCGACCAGGTCGAAGACCGGTGCCGGGGTCCAGGTCCCGCGGTCCACCACGGCGTGCAGACCGTCGGGGATCACCCGCGCCAGGTTGGCCGCGAGACCGCCGCCGGTGATGTGGCTGAAGGCGTGCACCCGGGTGCTCTTCGTCAGCGTCAGGCAGTCCAGCGAGTAGATCTTGGTGGGCTCCAGGAGCTCCTCGCCGAGCGTGCGGCCGAACTCCTCGACGTGCTGGTCCAGGCGCAGGTTCGCCCGGTCGAAGAGGACGTGCCGGACGAGCGAGTACCCGTTCGAGTGAAGACCGGAGGCCGCCATGGCGATCACCGCGTCACCCGTACGGATGCGATCCGGGCCGAGCAGCTCGTCGGCCTCGACCACGCCGGTACCGGCGCCCGCCACGTCGAAGTCGTCCGGACCGAGCAGACCGGGGTGTTCGGCCGTCTCGCCGCCCACCAGGGCGCAGCCCGCGAGGACACAGCCCTCGGCGATGCCCTTCACGATGGCCGCGACCCGCTCCGGGTGGACCTTGCCCACGCAGATGTAGTCGGTCATGAAGAGCGGCTCGGCGCCGCACACCACGATGTCGTCCATGACCATCGCGACGAGGTCGTGGCCGATGGTGTCGTACACGCCCAGCTGGCGGGCGATGTCGACCTTGGTGCCCACACCGTCGGTGGCGGAGGCGAGCAGCGGACGCTCGAAGCGCTTGAGGGCGGAGGCGTCGAAGAGGCCGGCGAAGCCGCCGAGGCCGCCGAGGACCTCGGGGCGCTGCGTCTTCTTCACCCACTCCTTCATCAGCTCCACGGCGCGGTCGCCGGCCTCGATGTCGACGCCGGCAGCCGCGTAGGACGCGCCGGAAGCACTGCCCGTCGACGAAGTCGACTGATCAGGTACAGCAGACATTGCCTGGGATCTTTCGGTTGGTGAAACGGGGCTCTGCGGCGCTACGGGCGACGGATGGCGTCAGCCGCGGCCGTGGCTGCGGGACCCGCGGCCAGCTCGGTCTCCAGGAGCTGCTTGCCGAGCAGTTCGGGGTCGGGAAGCTCCATCGGGTACTCGCCGTCGAAGCAGGCGCGGCACAGATTCGGCTTGTCGATCGTCGTGGCCTCGATCATCCCGTCCAGCGAGATGTACGAGAGCGAGTCGGCGCCGAGCGAGGTGCCGATCTCCTCGATCGTCATGCCGTTCGCGATCAGCTCGGCGCGGGTCGCGAAGTCGATGCCGAAGAAGCAGGGCCACTTCACGGGCGGGGAGGAGATCCGAATGTGGACCTCCGCCGCGCCGGCCTCGCGGAGCATCCGCACCAGGGCGCGCTGGGTGTTGCCGCGCACGATCGAGTCGTCGACGACGACCAGGCGCTTGCCCTTGATGACTTCCTTGAGCGGATTCAGCTTCAGGCGGATTCCGAGCTGGCGGATCGTCTGCGAGGGCTGGATGAAGGTCCGGCCGACATAGGCGTTCTTGACCAGTCCGGCGCCGAACGGGATGCCGGAGGCCTCCGCGTAACCGATCGCGGCGGGCGTCCCGGACTCCGGGGTCGCTATCACCAGATCGGCCTCGACAGGGGCTTCCTTGGCGAGTTTGCGGCCCATCTCGACGCGCGAGAGGTACACGTTCCGGCCGGCGATGTCCGTGTCGGGACGGGCCAGGTAGACGTACTCGAAGACACAGCCCTTGGGCTTCGCTTCCGCGAATCGCGAGGTCCGCAGACCGTTCTCGTCGATCGCGACGAACTCGCCCGGCTCGATCTCGCGCACATAGCTGGCGCCGCAGATGTCGAGGGCCGCGGACTCGGAGGCCACCACCCAGCCGCGCTCCAGGCGGCCGAGGACCAGCGGGCGGATGCCCTGCGGGTCACGGGCGGCGTAGAGGGTGTGCTCGTTCATGAACACGAGCGAGAAGGCGCCCTTGACCTGGGGCAGGATCCTGGCGGAAGCCTCTTCTATGGTCAGCGGCTTGCCGTCGTCGTCGACCTGGGCCGCGAGGAGCGCGGTGAGCAGGTCGGTGTCGTTGGTGGCCGCCACACGGGTGGTGCGGCCTTCCTGCTTGGGCAGATCCGCGACCATCTCGGCAAGCTGCGCCGTGTTGACCAGGTTGCCGTTGTGGCCGAGCGCGATGGAACCGTGCGCGGTCGCACGGAACGTCGGCTGGGCGTTCTCCCACACGGAGGCGCCGGTGGTCGAGTAGCGGGCGTGACCGACCGCGATATGACCCTGGAGCGAACCGAGCGAGGTCTCGTCGAAGACCTGGGACACGAGGCCCATGTCCTTGAAGACGAGGATCTGGGAGCCGTTGCTGACCGCGATTCCCGCGGATTCCTGACCCCGATGCTGGAGGGCGTAGAGCCCGAAGTAAGTGAGCTTGGCGACCTCTTCGCCCGGAGCCCAGACACCGAAGACGCCGCAAGCGTCCTGGGGGCCTTTCTCACCGGGGAGCAGATCATGATTGAGTCGACCGTCACCACGTGGCACGGCACCGAGTGTAGGCGAGATCGACCACTGGTCCGAATTGGGGATTCGCGGCCCTCAGGGGGTCACTCGTCGGCCACCGCGCTGACGACGGTGCCGTTCGTGCTGGTCAGCGCGATCCCGCGATGATCCAACCGATAGGTGATCTTGCTGTCGAAGAGTCCGAGCAGCGTCTTCTCGGTCCTCATGAGTGAGTCTTGGCACATCATGCGGGTGGTCCTGGCCCGGCTGAGGGTGATATGTCCGTCGCTCACGGTGGCGCGGCCCGACACATGGTTGCAGCCGAGCCGGCCGTCGAGGGTGCCGTCCTCGCGCAGGACGAGGTAGGCGTCCGTCCCCTTCGGGAGCGGCTGGGAGACGTCGGTGTCACCCAGTGCCGTGACCTTCCACTTCGTTCCCCGCAGGGGTGCGTCCTTCTCCTCGGTGAGGTTGATCCGGTCGCCGGCGCCCGCGGTGAGGGTCAGCCGGCCGCCGGCGGCCTTCGCGGTGAACGGGCCCTTGTCCGCGAAGGCCCGGCCCAGGCTCCGCTCGAAGCTCATCGGGCCCTTCTCGCAGGCCATGTCCGTCGTCCGGAGCTCGCCGAAGGCGACCCGGTCACCCGTGAAGGTGGCCTTCGAGCCGAACCCGTTGCAGCCGAGGTTGCCGCTGACGCGGCCGTCGTCACCGATCCGCAGATACGCCCCCGAGGGCGCCCGCGTGGTCGTGCCGCCCAGGGTGAGGCTGTCGACCGTCCAGTGCACGCCGGTCAGCGGCGCCGGCTCCGTACGGGTGGATCCGTTCCCCGCGGTCTGGGCACCGCACGCGGCGGCGAGGGGCAGCAGGGTCAGGACTCCGAGGGTCGTTCGCTGCTTGTCCATGCCGGTGTGACGGGAGGAACGGGAGACCGGTTCCCGGGGGGGGCGGGAGAGCCCGGGTCCCCGGGGGGCGGGACAGCCCGGGTCCCCGCAGGGGTGACCGGAGACCGGGTTCGCGCAGGGGTGACCGGGGGCCGGATCCGCACGGGGCGGCCCGGGACCGGATCCGCGCAGGGCGGCCCGGGACCGGGTCCGCGCAGGGCTGCCAGGGACCGGATCCGCGCAGGGCTGCCAGGGACCGGTCGGCGCAGGGGTGACCGGAAGCCGGATCCGCACAGGGGGCCACGGACCGGATCCGCACAGGGGCGGCCGGAAGCCGGATCCACGCAGAGTGGCCTGGGACCGGGTTCACGCAGGGGTGACCGGGGTCCGGATCCACGCAGGGCGGCCAGGGGCCGGATCCGCGCGGGGCGGTCGGCGGTCAGGTCCTCGCCGGGGCAGCCAGGGACCTGGTCCGCGTGGACGGGCGGGGCCTCCGGAGGGGCACCCGCGTGGACGGGCAGGGCCTCCGGAGCCCCGCCCGCGTGGACGGGCGGGGCCTCCGGAGGAGCGGGGGTGGGGAGCCCCCGGCCCGGTGCGGGGGGCTAGCCCATCAGGGGGAGCAGGGGGCCGAGGTCGGCGCGTTCGCCGCTCGCGCTGACCTTCGCCTCGTCCAGCGCCGCCTTCCACTCCGTGCGTCCCGTGGCGAGCCGGATCCAGGTCAGCGGATCCGTCTCGACGACGTTCGGCGGGGTGCCGCGGGTGTGCCGGGGCCCCTCCACGCACTGCACGACGGCGTACGGCGGGATCCTGACCTCGGTCGAGGCGCCGGGCGCCTTCACGGCGAGCGCGTCGGCGAGCAGCCGGGTGCAGGCGGCGAGGGCCTGGCGGTCGAAGGGGATGTCGACGCCGGCGGCGCGGTTGAGGTCGTCGGTGTGGACGACGAGCTCGACCGTGCGCGTGACGAGGTAGTCGGCGAGGGTCATCGCCCCGGCGGGCACGCCGAGCAGCCGGTCGTCGGGGGCGCCCGCGAGACGCTCGGTGATCCGCGCCTCGGCGGCGGCGTACAGCGCGTCGAGGTCGGGGTTGTCCGAAGCGAGCGCGCGGGTGCCGTCGGCGATGTCCCCGGCGCGGGAGGCGGTCCCGAACGGCCAGTCCAGCAGCCCGAGTTCCTTCACGGCGGGCGCGGGCAGAGCGAGCTGCCCGCTCACCGCGTCGACGCCCATCGTGAGGTGGGCGGCCAACTCCCTTACGGTCCAGTCCCCGAGCCCGGCGGGCAGCGCCAACTGCTCGGCGCTCAGGGCGCGTACACCCTCCCGTACGTTCCCGAACTGCGCGAGCACCGCCGCACGGATCCGGGCCGGGTCGTACGTCCGCGCGCGCTTCCGGGCTGTGGTCATACGGCGAGCCTAGTCTTTGGGGCCCGGAGGAACGGGCCGCTCCGGCGTGATGGTGCGACGAACGCCGGAGAAGGCCCCGCCCGTCGCGACGGGCGGGGCCTTCTCCGGGCCGGACGGGACGGGCGCGTTACGCCAGCAGCGCCGGGATCGTGCCCTCGTGGGCCGTGCGCAGCTCGGCCAGGGTGAGCGCGAACTCGCCCTGGACCTCGACCACGGCGGCCTCGGCCTCGGTGCCGTCGACGACACCGATGCGGGTGACGGGCAGA
Proteins encoded:
- the purM gene encoding phosphoribosylformylglycinamidine cyclo-ligase; the encoded protein is MSAVPDQSTSSTGSASGASYAAAGVDIEAGDRAVELMKEWVKKTQRPEVLGGLGGFAGLFDASALKRFERPLLASATDGVGTKVDIARQLGVYDTIGHDLVAMVMDDIVVCGAEPLFMTDYICVGKVHPERVAAIVKGIAEGCVLAGCALVGGETAEHPGLLGPDDFDVAGAGTGVVEADELLGPDRIRTGDAVIAMAASGLHSNGYSLVRHVLFDRANLRLDQHVEEFGRTLGEELLEPTKIYSLDCLTLTKSTRVHAFSHITGGGLAANLARVIPDGLHAVVDRGTWTPAPVFDLVGRTGGVERLELEKTLNMGVGMMAIVPEESAEVALAVLADRGVDAWVAGEITERGDRTTGAELVGDYAS
- a CDS encoding META domain-containing protein, with product MDKQRTTLGVLTLLPLAAACGAQTAGNGSTRTEPAPLTGVHWTVDSLTLGGTTTRAPSGAYLRIGDDGRVSGNLGCNGFGSKATFTGDRVAFGELRTTDMACEKGPMSFERSLGRAFADKGPFTAKAAGGRLTLTAGAGDRINLTEEKDAPLRGTKWKVTALGDTDVSQPLPKGTDAYLVLREDGTLDGRLGCNHVSGRATVSDGHITLSRARTTRMMCQDSLMRTEKTLLGLFDSKITYRLDHRGIALTSTNGTVVSAVADE
- a CDS encoding Glu/Leu/Phe/Val dehydrogenase dimerization domain-containing protein, translated to MTDVTGAPADVLHTLFHSDQGGHEQVVLCQDRASGLKAVIAIHSTALGPALGGTRFYPYASEQEAVADALNLARGMSYKNALAGLDHGGGKAVIIGDPEQIKTEELLLAYGRFVASLGGRYVTACDVGTYVADMDVVARECRWTTGRSPENGGAGDSSVLTAFGVFQGMRASAQHLWGDPTLRGRRVGVSGVGKVGHHLVDHLRADGAEVVITDVRAESVRRILDRHPSGVTAVADTETLIRTEGLDIYAPCALGGALNDDTVPVLTARIVCGAANNQLAHPGVEKDLADRGILYAPDYVVNAGGVIQVADELHGFDFDRCKAKATKIFDTTLAIFARAKQDGIPPAAAADRIAEQRMAEARGH
- the bldC gene encoding developmental transcriptional regulator BldC — protein: MTARTPDAEPLLTPAEVATMFRVDPKTVTRWAKAGKLTSIRTLGGHRRYREAEVRALLAGIPQQRSEA
- a CDS encoding DUF3073 domain-containing protein, which produces MGRGRAKAKQTKVARQLKYSSGGTDLSRLANELGASTSSQPPNGEPFEDDDEEDDPYAQYADLYNDDDEDEDDQSGPQSQRRGA
- the purF gene encoding amidophosphoribosyltransferase; protein product: MPRGDGRLNHDLLPGEKGPQDACGVFGVWAPGEEVAKLTYFGLYALQHRGQESAGIAVSNGSQILVFKDMGLVSQVFDETSLGSLQGHIAVGHARYSTTGASVWENAQPTFRATAHGSIALGHNGNLVNTAQLAEMVADLPKQEGRTTRVAATNDTDLLTALLAAQVDDDGKPLTIEEASARILPQVKGAFSLVFMNEHTLYAARDPQGIRPLVLGRLERGWVVASESAALDICGASYVREIEPGEFVAIDENGLRTSRFAEAKPKGCVFEYVYLARPDTDIAGRNVYLSRVEMGRKLAKEAPVEADLVIATPESGTPAAIGYAEASGIPFGAGLVKNAYVGRTFIQPSQTIRQLGIRLKLNPLKEVIKGKRLVVVDDSIVRGNTQRALVRMLREAGAAEVHIRISSPPVKWPCFFGIDFATRAELIANGMTIEEIGTSLGADSLSYISLDGMIEATTIDKPNLCRACFDGEYPMELPDPELLGKQLLETELAAGPAATAAADAIRRP
- a CDS encoding sterol carrier family protein, yielding MTTARKRARTYDPARIRAAVLAQFGNVREGVRALSAEQLALPAGLGDWTVRELAAHLTMGVDAVSGQLALPAPAVKELGLLDWPFGTASRAGDIADGTRALASDNPDLDALYAAAEARITERLAGAPDDRLLGVPAGAMTLADYLVTRTVELVVHTDDLNRAAGVDIPFDRQALAACTRLLADALAVKAPGASTEVRIPPYAVVQCVEGPRHTRGTPPNVVETDPLTWIRLATGRTEWKAALDEAKVSASGERADLGPLLPLMG
- a CDS encoding DUF6274 family protein; its protein translation is MAVSARHETRALLRAHLAAASGYRHLTRNCPVCHQLARLAMAVEALPDDDQDPEGTPEDENPPTA